A genome region from Myxocyprinus asiaticus isolate MX2 ecotype Aquarium Trade chromosome 12, UBuf_Myxa_2, whole genome shotgun sequence includes the following:
- the LOC127449129 gene encoding toxin MIT1-like translates to MRSSISFLLCLLLVSHGSTAVITGACEKDSQCGGGMCCAVSLWIRSLRMCIPMGQKGEECHPMSHKVPFFGKRLHHTCPCLPNLSCITITDGKSECLPPFPFQDHYL, encoded by the exons ATGAGGTCCAGCATCTCTTTCCTTCTCTGCCTGTTGCTGGTGTCACATGGTTCGACTGCAGTCATTACAGGG gcatgtgAGAAAGACTCACAATGTGGAGGAGGCATGTGTTGTGCAGTCAGCCTGTGGATCCGGAGCCTGCGAATGTGTATTCCGATGGGTCAGAAGGGAGAGGAGTGTCATCCAATGAGCCACAAG GTGCCGTTCTTTGGCAAGAGACTCCATCATACATGCCCTTGTCTGCCCAACCTATCCTGCATCACCATAACTGATGGCAAATCTGAATGTCTCCCACCATTTCCATTCCAGGATCATTACCTCTGA
- the LOC127449118 gene encoding probable G-protein coupled receptor 173 — translation MANTSDPGESNPSLQNYAITASAVKLALLGLITCVSLLGNIVLSLLVLKDSSLHKAPYYFLLDLCVADIIRSAVCFPFVMISISNGSVWSYSIISCKIVAFMAVLFCFHIAFLLFCVSVTRYMAIAHHRFYSKRMTLWTCVAVICMVWTLSVAMAFPPVFDVGTYTFIREEAQCVFEHRYVKANDTLGFMLMLAVIVGTTHVVYVKMLCFVYDHRKMKPAQLVPAISQNWTFHGPGATGQAAANWIAGFGRGPTPPTLVGIRQAAHNANRRLLVLDEFKMEKRIGKMYYMITLVFLLFWAPYIVSCYIRVFVKGNAVPQVYLTAAVWLTFAQAGANPIICLIFNKELRMRFRACFPCCLTTQTPTEQTFYTV, via the coding sequence ATGGCGAACACAAGCGATCCGGGGGAAAGCAACCCCTCGCTTCAGAATTATGCCATCACCGCTTCTGCGGTCAAACTGGCCTTGCTGGGACTCATCACCTGCGTCAGCCTGCTCGGGAATATCGTGCTATCCCTCCTGGTGCTGAAAGACAGCTCCCTTCACAAGGCTCCGTATTATTTCCTCCTCGACCTGTGCGTGGCAGACATCATCCGCTCGGCCGTGTGCTTCCCGTTCGTGATGATCTCCATCAGCAACGGCTCCGTGTGGAGCTACAGCATCATCAGCTGCAAGATCGTCGCGTTCATGGCCGTCTTGTTCTGTTTCCATATCGCTTTTCTGCTCTTCTGCGTGAGCGTAACGCGCTACATGGCCATCGCGCACCACCGGTTCTACTCTAAACGCATGACGCTATGGACATGCGTCGCGGTCATATGTATGGTATGGACCCTCTCCGTCGCCATGGCCTTCCCTCCGGTATTCGATGTCGGGACGTATACATTTATTCGCGAAGAAGCGCAGTGTGTATTCGAGCACCGATACGTGAAAGCCAACGACACGCTGGGTTTCATGCTCATGTTGGCTGTGATCGTGGGCACGACGCATGTTGTGTATGTCAAAATGCTGTGCTTTGTTTACGACCACCGTAAAATGAAACCCGCTCAGCTGGTTCCGGCGATCAGCCAGAACTGGACCTTTCACGGGCCGGGGGCGACGGGCCAGGCGGCCGCCAACTGGATCGCGGGATTCGGACGCGGTCCGACGCCGCCGACATTAGTTGGCATCAGGCAAGCGGCACACAACGCCAACCGCAGGCTGCTCGTCCTGGATGAGTTCAAGATGGAGAAACGGATAGGGAAGATGTACTACATGATCACACTGGTGTTTCTGCTCTTCTGGGCCCCGTATATTGTGTCGTGTTACATTCGGGTGTTTGTGAAGGGCAACGCGGTTCCTCAGGTGTACCTGACCGCGGCTGTGTGGTTGACGTTCGCCCAGGCGGGGGCGAATCCCATCATATGTTTAATATTCAATAAGGAGTTAAGAATGAGATTCAGAGCCTGTTTTCCGTGCTGCCTGACTACACAAACACCCACGGAGCAAACATTTTACACGGTTTGA